In Desulfovibrio aminophilus, a single genomic region encodes these proteins:
- a CDS encoding substrate-binding domain-containing protein, which produces MNRMVRVLAILLPLTLTCCAWRWAMAQPSPLPAGESLRVYGPGGPYPAMKECAALFTARTGIPVEVVKGQPDLLVEAVRSDGDLFYNGAEYMMGDFLAAHPGVLDAAGVTPLFARRMGIIVRAGNPKAIAVPEDLRKPGVAVLDVRLENMAGPRHDPPQGLPGVALSVVTGEQGFAAWEERPDLDAWVTYRTWHAQLTDGSLFLPLPGAGGLRSVVVAEVVGARRPEAARRFRDWLTSEEAHAVFVRHGFE; this is translated from the coding sequence ATGAATCGGATGGTCCGCGTTCTGGCGATCCTGCTGCCCCTGACTCTGACCTGTTGCGCCTGGAGGTGGGCCATGGCCCAGCCGTCCCCCTTGCCCGCCGGAGAAAGCCTGCGCGTGTACGGCCCCGGCGGCCCCTATCCGGCCATGAAGGAATGCGCCGCGCTGTTCACGGCCCGCACCGGTATTCCGGTGGAGGTGGTCAAGGGCCAACCCGACCTGCTCGTGGAGGCCGTCCGCTCCGATGGAGACCTGTTCTACAACGGCGCGGAGTACATGATGGGCGACTTCCTGGCCGCCCATCCCGGCGTGCTGGACGCGGCCGGAGTGACTCCGCTCTTCGCCCGGCGCATGGGCATCATCGTCCGGGCGGGCAACCCCAAGGCCATCGCGGTTCCCGAGGATCTGCGGAAGCCGGGGGTCGCGGTCCTGGACGTGCGCCTGGAGAACATGGCCGGTCCCCGGCATGATCCGCCGCAAGGCCTGCCCGGGGTGGCGCTCTCCGTGGTCACCGGAGAGCAGGGGTTCGCCGCCTGGGAGGAACGGCCGGACCTGGACGCCTGGGTCACCTACCGCACCTGGCACGCCCAGCTCACGGACGGCTCCCTGTTCCTGCCCCTGCCGGGGGCAGGAGGGCTGCGGAGCGTCGTGGTGGCCGAGGTCGTTGGAGCGCGGCGCCCGGAAGCGGCCCGGCGGTTCCGCGACTGGCTGACTTCGGAAGAGGCCCACGCCGTCTTTGTCCGACACGGCTTTGAATAG
- a CDS encoding cupin domain-containing protein, with product MPLELPPLLTGLPMIDLPMEGIEGHLLQSDNVQGVFFRAKAGVFFPEHRHEVQWGVILEGEFEITIDGMTTRYGKGDTYFIPEGVLHSGRYRTDALSFDVFGGRDKFRKK from the coding sequence ATGCCGCTCGAACTCCCCCCCCTGCTCACCGGCCTGCCCATGATTGATCTGCCGATGGAAGGCATCGAGGGACATTTGCTGCAAAGCGACAACGTCCAGGGAGTCTTTTTCAGGGCCAAGGCCGGGGTCTTCTTTCCCGAGCACCGGCACGAGGTCCAATGGGGCGTCATCCTCGAAGGCGAGTTCGAAATCACCATCGACGGCATGACGACACGGTACGGCAAGGGCGATACGTACTTCATCCCCGAGGGGGTATTGCACTCCGGGCGCTACAGGACCGACGCGCTCTCGTTCGACGTCTTCGGCGGCAGGGACAAATTCAGGAAAAAATAA
- a CDS encoding AraC family transcriptional regulator, translated as MAHLQAQQVRVRGSRIARTRTIRFIPAIYPKRIAGVNMADARDGRRARPSGLGTHRGWWHTAVAMNSHPADALDHARLPFSAVLPTPDWEWTIERFWLGGGQACRTRLLTEVIPDGNVDLLIALTDSDCRIHLYGPATRPLFVATSGETIYLGVRFHPGQALRLADLSHADLLNARVRLDSLCGVSRTELGERLIRKRDLAGMRDLLIRLFLHAEPGFMADPLCRRAATLARNLDGGTDVARIACEAGASVRTLERAFKAHLGLSPKMLLRLIRLQKALEGLGGPPSSRAGLAAACGYADQAHMIHEFNALTGRPPGQVAQAQRRMFAVEAVPADATLIRME; from the coding sequence ATGGCCCACCTCCAGGCGCAACAGGTCAGAGTCAGGGGCAGCAGGATCGCCAGAACGCGGACCATCCGATTCATACCGGCGATATATCCAAAGCGCATCGCCGGGGTCAATATGGCGGACGCGCGCGACGGCCGCCGGGCCCGGCCGAGCGGCCTTGGCACGCACCGGGGATGGTGGCATACTGCGGTAGCCATGAACTCGCACCCCGCCGACGCGCTGGACCACGCAAGGCTCCCGTTCTCCGCCGTCCTCCCCACTCCGGACTGGGAATGGACGATCGAGAGGTTCTGGCTCGGCGGCGGCCAAGCCTGCCGAACGCGCCTCCTCACGGAGGTGATCCCCGACGGCAACGTCGATCTGCTCATCGCGCTCACGGATTCCGACTGCCGCATCCATCTCTACGGTCCGGCGACCCGCCCCCTGTTCGTCGCGACCAGCGGCGAAACCATCTATCTCGGCGTCCGCTTCCATCCGGGGCAGGCGCTCCGGCTGGCGGACCTGTCCCATGCCGACCTGCTCAACGCGCGCGTCAGGCTGGATTCGCTCTGCGGCGTATCGCGCACGGAGCTCGGCGAGCGGTTGATCCGGAAGCGTGATCTGGCCGGAATGCGCGACCTGCTGATCCGGCTGTTCCTTCATGCCGAACCGGGATTCATGGCCGACCCGTTGTGCCGGAGGGCCGCGACCCTGGCGCGTAACCTGGACGGAGGAACCGACGTGGCGCGGATCGCGTGCGAGGCGGGCGCCAGCGTCCGAACCCTTGAACGAGCCTTCAAGGCGCATCTCGGGCTCAGCCCCAAGATGCTCCTGCGCCTCATCCGACTTCAGAAGGCCCTCGAGGGTCTGGGCGGGCCGCCCTCCAGCCGCGCCGGACTGGCCGCAGCCTGCGGCTACGCGGACCAAGCGCACATGATCCACGAATTCAACGCCCTGACCGGCAGGCCGCCCGGCCAGGTGGCCCAGGCTCAGCGCCGGATGTTCGCCGTGGAGGCCGTGCCCGCCGACGCCACGCTCATCCGCATGGAGTGA
- a CDS encoding C45 family peptidase has protein sequence MHHAAIECRGGLYEMGRQYGEARADELTRALEDFFGLFSHFPHPADRQGLVRAARRLLEPAAAFDPDAVGFIRGQAEGARADFREVFCLHCFLEIMFNYANLSSMCTSLALTGPATKDGGTIAGQNIDWFTCSPVDLLRLLHADGSRAFAVCLFGVPYYFMTSAGICNCANLTFGPGMPGAQVPLTVYLSKAMRAPGLGEAISVIRSAANGLGYYHLADASGNALGIESVPGAQVELRPRNGVLVHANHYESEQFRPLDQGLAYMPDSPLRSQRMTRLIADHHGRLGIEEVMEMLRDHDGLPYSICRHPDPNVPPVLATESRASIIMLPGKGVLWISFGPPCENAYQEHLLM, from the coding sequence ATGCACCACGCTGCAATCGAATGCCGGGGCGGCCTGTACGAAATGGGGCGGCAGTACGGCGAGGCGCGCGCCGACGAGTTGACGCGGGCACTGGAGGATTTCTTCGGGCTCTTTTCCCATTTTCCGCACCCGGCCGACCGCCAGGGACTCGTCCGGGCCGCCCGGCGGCTGCTCGAACCCGCCGCGGCCTTCGACCCCGACGCCGTGGGCTTCATCCGGGGACAGGCCGAAGGCGCGCGGGCGGACTTCAGAGAGGTCTTCTGCCTGCACTGCTTCCTGGAGATCATGTTCAACTACGCGAACCTGTCGTCCATGTGCACCTCCCTGGCGCTCACCGGCCCGGCCACGAAGGACGGCGGAACAATCGCCGGGCAAAACATCGACTGGTTCACCTGCTCGCCCGTAGACCTGCTGCGCCTGCTCCACGCGGACGGCTCCCGGGCCTTCGCGGTCTGCCTCTTCGGCGTACCTTACTATTTCATGACCTCGGCCGGAATCTGCAACTGCGCCAACCTGACCTTCGGACCGGGCATGCCGGGGGCGCAGGTGCCGCTCACGGTCTATCTTTCCAAGGCCATGCGCGCGCCCGGCCTGGGCGAGGCCATATCGGTCATCCGATCCGCCGCCAACGGCCTCGGATACTACCATCTCGCCGACGCCTCGGGGAACGCGCTGGGCATCGAGAGCGTGCCCGGCGCGCAGGTCGAACTGCGGCCGCGAAACGGCGTCCTGGTCCACGCCAATCATTATGAGAGCGAACAGTTTCGCCCCCTGGACCAGGGATTGGCGTACATGCCGGACAGCCCGCTGCGTTCGCAACGCATGACTCGGCTCATCGCGGACCACCACGGCCGCCTCGGGATCGAGGAGGTGATGGAGATGCTCCGCGACCACGACGGGCTCCCCTACTCCATCTGCCGCCACCCGGACCCCAACGTCCCGCCGGTCCTGGCCACGGAGTCGCGGGCCTCGATCATCATGCTGCCAGGCAAGGGAGTCCTATGGATCTCCTTCGGTCCGCCCTGCGAAAACGCCTACCAGGAGCACCTTCTGATGTAG
- a CDS encoding flavodoxin family protein, producing MKILGIHSSPNGKRSQTLRLVNAVLRGAAGEGAEIEVVELCKLRIEFCIGCRKCFKTGACVFDDDYAPLLEKMLAADGLVWGSPNYSFCVTARMKALIDRMADVIHLQSFDGKYSCAVATGGRDDEVITRYLSTNLMDFGAYVSGTAGAVVTRGPEAVDRAEERALELGRVLVNDIRAGTLYFDQRRAMDANRREFQAKIRQAGEAWKHEFDYWESRGWA from the coding sequence ATGAAGATCCTGGGCATTCACTCCAGCCCCAACGGCAAGAGGAGCCAGACCCTGCGCCTGGTAAACGCGGTGCTGCGCGGCGCGGCCGGGGAGGGCGCGGAGATCGAGGTGGTGGAGCTTTGCAAGCTGCGCATCGAGTTCTGCATCGGCTGCCGCAAGTGCTTCAAGACCGGAGCCTGCGTCTTCGACGACGACTACGCGCCGCTGCTGGAGAAGATGCTGGCCGCCGACGGCCTCGTCTGGGGCTCCCCGAACTACTCCTTCTGCGTCACGGCCCGCATGAAGGCGCTCATCGACCGCATGGCCGACGTGATCCATCTCCAGTCCTTCGACGGCAAGTACAGCTGCGCCGTGGCCACGGGCGGCCGGGACGACGAGGTCATCACCCGCTACCTGTCCACCAATCTCATGGATTTCGGGGCATACGTCAGCGGCACGGCCGGGGCCGTGGTCACCCGGGGGCCCGAGGCCGTGGACCGGGCCGAGGAGCGGGCCCTGGAGCTGGGCCGGGTGCTGGTGAACGACATCCGCGCCGGGACGCTCTACTTCGACCAGCGCCGGGCCATGGACGCCAACCGCCGTGAGTTCCAGGCCAAGATCAGGCAGGCCGGAGAGGCCTGGAAGCACGAGTTCGACTACTGGGAGAGCCGGGGCTGGGCCTGA
- a CDS encoding solute carrier family 23 protein, whose translation MIRDKLKFDVGQTPPPHTTVCIALMHVFLVFDAVIFIPNVLGKTTDIAPQTLAFITFAIIIVAAAFTFLQSRTRFGVGAGFVLFTGSYSAFLLCSLDAVKMGGLPLLATMTLLTAPVVFLYTFFIRFFRHIITPAVGGVVILLIATSMVPIGLGLWAGETASVTRLGIGAVTVLILTLMMLFAPPSLRLWGPLLAMAGGYGAAALTGELHFEHAAHAAWFGLPQLSAWPGLELNLHSAHLPLFLAFGMGMVASMIESTGNIMLVQQISMRDFRRVSYDRVQSGLYCDGLSKITAALLGTAVPSLYCDNLPLIEMTGVASRRVGAAGAAILLLLAFMPKVSGFVLDMPGPVIGGFLIVIAALLFHAGFGLVAMTRLNNQHGVILGLSLVVGLVAGGRSFFPGVVPSSLSPLLQNSVAMGGFTAFLLSTLAYLAPRRGLTGVFRADPAEVRALHDLLASGRHRLHLPQERFNVLSLCCEEVFLHMVGQGGRSGDTLSLRVSRTEEGWAVEMVCGHMMDDINNFALPESLLQASPDELGQLGLALFSQFARDVKHMEISGYSYISFLV comes from the coding sequence ATGATCCGCGACAAGCTCAAGTTCGACGTGGGCCAGACCCCGCCGCCGCACACCACGGTCTGCATCGCGCTCATGCACGTGTTCCTGGTCTTCGACGCGGTCATCTTCATCCCCAACGTGCTCGGCAAGACCACGGACATCGCGCCCCAGACCCTGGCCTTCATCACTTTCGCCATCATCATCGTCGCGGCGGCGTTCACGTTCCTGCAAAGCCGGACGCGGTTCGGCGTGGGCGCGGGATTCGTGCTCTTCACCGGCTCCTACAGCGCGTTCCTGCTCTGCTCCCTGGACGCGGTGAAGATGGGCGGGCTGCCCCTACTGGCCACCATGACCCTGCTTACGGCGCCGGTGGTCTTCCTGTACACCTTCTTCATCCGCTTCTTCCGGCACATCATCACCCCGGCGGTCGGCGGGGTGGTCATCCTGCTCATCGCCACCTCCATGGTGCCCATCGGCCTCGGGCTCTGGGCGGGCGAGACCGCCTCCGTCACCCGCCTGGGCATCGGGGCGGTCACCGTGCTCATCCTGACCCTGATGATGCTCTTCGCGCCGCCCTCCCTGCGCCTCTGGGGCCCGCTGCTGGCCATGGCCGGGGGCTACGGCGCGGCGGCCCTCACCGGGGAGCTGCATTTCGAGCACGCGGCCCACGCGGCCTGGTTCGGCCTGCCGCAACTCTCCGCCTGGCCCGGCCTGGAACTGAACCTCCACTCCGCGCACCTGCCGCTCTTCCTCGCCTTCGGCATGGGCATGGTGGCCAGCATGATCGAGAGCACGGGCAACATCATGCTCGTGCAGCAGATCTCCATGCGGGACTTCCGGCGGGTGTCCTACGACCGGGTGCAAAGCGGCCTGTACTGCGACGGGCTGAGCAAGATCACGGCCGCGCTGCTCGGCACGGCCGTCCCCTCGCTCTACTGCGACAACCTGCCGCTCATCGAGATGACCGGCGTGGCCTCCCGTCGCGTCGGGGCGGCCGGGGCCGCGATCCTGCTCCTGCTGGCCTTCATGCCCAAGGTCAGCGGCTTCGTCCTGGACATGCCCGGCCCGGTGATCGGCGGGTTCCTCATCGTCATCGCGGCCCTGCTGTTCCACGCGGGCTTCGGCTTGGTAGCCATGACCCGGCTGAACAACCAGCACGGCGTGATCCTCGGCCTGTCCCTGGTGGTGGGGCTGGTGGCCGGGGGCAGGTCGTTCTTTCCCGGCGTGGTGCCGTCCAGCCTGAGCCCGCTGCTCCAGAACAGCGTGGCCATGGGCGGGTTCACGGCCTTCCTGCTGAGCACCCTGGCCTATCTCGCGCCCCGGCGCGGGCTCACCGGCGTGTTCCGGGCCGACCCCGCCGAGGTCCGCGCCCTGCACGATCTGCTGGCCTCCGGCAGGCATCGCCTCCACCTGCCCCAGGAGCGCTTCAACGTCCTCTCCCTGTGCTGCGAGGAGGTCTTCCTGCACATGGTCGGGCAGGGGGGCCGGAGCGGCGACACGTTGAGCCTGCGGGTTTCCAGGACCGAGGAGGGCTGGGCCGTGGAGATGGTCTGCGGCCACATGATGGACGACATCAACAACTTCGCCCTGCCGGAATCCCTGCTGCAGGCCTCGCCGGACGAACTCGGCCAATTGGGCCTGGCCCTCTTCTCCCAGTTCGCCCGGGACGTGAAGCACATGGAGATCTCCGGTTACTCCTACATCTCCTTCCTGGTCTGA